The sequence GTAAGAAATTACTTATTCTGTGTTCTCCACTTGTTCTTATCACTAAATCTACATCTGGCAGATTATGCGTGTAAAGATGCTCATTAATAATTGATTGGTCAATAGCGTCATTGGAAATTATATTATTTTTAACTTTATCAGAAATTTTTTTAACAGCTTGAATAAGCTCTTCTCTTGCTCCGTAACTAAGCGCTAAGGTTAACGTCATTCTAGTGTTTGCTGACGTTTTCTGAATAACTTCGTTTAATTCTTTTTGAACTTTCTCGGGGAGATTTGTTAAATTTCCTATTGCGTTCAAACGTATGTTGTTTTTCTCTAAAGTGTTTAATTCTTTCTTGAGCGATCCAACTAAAAGCCTCATTAAAGTATCAACTTCTAGTTTTGGTCTGTTCCAGTTTTCTGTTGAAAAAGCATAAAGTGTAAGGTTTTTTATTCCGATTTTTGCACACAATTCAACAGTTGTTCTAACCGATTTAGTGCCTTTTTCATGTCCAAAAGCTCTTAAGAATCCTTTTTGTTTTGCCCATCTACCATTTCCATCCATTATAATTGCTAAATGGTTGGGAAGATTATTTAGGTTTATGTCTTTAGCTGTTTCTATACTCATATATTAATTTGCACAAAAGCAAGGATTTTTTCCAAAAGTATAGGTCAATGTTATACCTGAGAAAACATACCAGTCTTTACTGTTTAAATTACCAAATTGAAATCCTTTTAGGTTATTGTTTCTTGGGTTACTTCCATCTAGATTGTCAGTGAATGTATATCTAGCTCCAATTTCTGCTCCTAATACGAAATGACTAAATAATCTTGTTTTTAAGCCTATAATCATTGGAATAGCGAATTGACTATGTCTATAGTCTAGTTTGTCTGTTTTGTTTACAATGTAATTTTCATTATAAATGAAGTAATTTAAACCAGTTGAAACATAAGGTGTCATTGCCCAGTCTGAATTATGTAAGTCAAAATCAAAAAAATTAAATTCTAAACCTGCTGAGAATTCATCAATATTATTTTGAAAATTAATACCTCTTAAATTTCTGCTAGGAACGTCACTGTCATAATCATTTGATCCTATTTGTCCATGAATATAAGAAAATCTCCATGAATGCCTAGGACTCCTGTTCCATTTGTATATAATACCAAATGCAGGTTTGTTAGGTGATATATAAGTAGTTGGACCTACATCTCCAATGTAGTTAGTACCTCCTAAAAATACGCCTAATTCGTTGATTTGAGCATTAATACTTAATGAACTAAAAAGTATAAATATGTAAAATAATAAATTTCTCATTTTTGAAAATAGTTTGCAAATATAACAATATAGATTTCTTTACCACGTTTTAATGG is a genomic window of Flavobacterium jumunjinense containing:
- a CDS encoding isoprenyl transferase, producing the protein MSIETAKDINLNNLPNHLAIIMDGNGRWAKQKGFLRAFGHEKGTKSVRTTVELCAKIGIKNLTLYAFSTENWNRPKLEVDTLMRLLVGSLKKELNTLEKNNIRLNAIGNLTNLPEKVQKELNEVIQKTSANTRMTLTLALSYGAREELIQAVKKISDKVKNNIISNDAIDQSIINEHLYTHNLPDVDLVIRTSGEHRISNFLLWQIAYAEFYFTDVLWPDFSEKDLFEAIRNYQSRERRFGKTSEQIS
- the porG gene encoding type IX secretion system protein PorG encodes the protein MRNLLFYIFILFSSLSINAQINELGVFLGGTNYIGDVGPTTYISPNKPAFGIIYKWNRSPRHSWRFSYIHGQIGSNDYDSDVPSRNLRGINFQNNIDEFSAGLEFNFFDFDLHNSDWAMTPYVSTGLNYFIYNENYIVNKTDKLDYRHSQFAIPMIIGLKTRLFSHFVLGAEIGARYTFTDNLDGSNPRNNNLKGFQFGNLNSKDWYVFSGITLTYTFGKNPCFCAN